The following proteins come from a genomic window of Pseudomonas sp. Z8(2022):
- a CDS encoding DUF2474 domain-containing protein, which produces MTEVEPEKKPLWQRLGWLVLIWTASVLSLGAVAWLLRQFMSAAGLGTPG; this is translated from the coding sequence ATGACCGAGGTCGAACCTGAGAAGAAACCCCTGTGGCAGCGTCTGGGTTGGCTGGTGCTGATCTGGACGGCCAGCGTGCTGAGCCTCGGCGCGGTGGCCTGGCTGCTGCGTCAGTTCATGAGCGCGGCAGGGTTGGGCACGCCGGGCTGA
- the cydB gene encoding cytochrome d ubiquinol oxidase subunit II, which yields MGIDLSLIWAVIIAFGVMMYVVMDGFDLGIGILFPFVRNEGERDVMMNTVAPVWDGNETWLVLGGAGLFGAFPLAYAVVLDALYLPLILMLLGLIFRGVAFEFRFKAKAAKRHLWDKAFIGGSLTATFCQGVALGAYIDGFEVVDRSFAGGAFDWLTPFSVFCGLALIAAYALLGCTWLIMKTEGRLQQQMHDLARPLVFVVLAVTGIVSLWTPLAHPDIADRWFSLPNLFWFMPVPLLVLLCTFALLRAVAVNRNYSPFLLTLVLIFLGYSGLGISLWPNVIPPSISIWEAAAPPQSQGFMLVGALLIIPFILMYTAWSYYVFRGKVTQDDGYH from the coding sequence ATGGGTATCGACCTTTCGCTGATCTGGGCGGTGATCATCGCCTTTGGCGTGATGATGTACGTGGTGATGGATGGCTTCGATCTGGGCATCGGCATCCTCTTTCCCTTCGTCCGTAACGAGGGTGAGCGCGATGTGATGATGAATACCGTGGCACCGGTGTGGGACGGCAACGAAACCTGGCTGGTGCTGGGTGGCGCAGGCCTGTTCGGCGCCTTCCCGCTGGCCTATGCGGTGGTGCTCGACGCGCTCTATCTGCCGCTTATCCTGATGTTGCTGGGGCTGATCTTCCGTGGCGTGGCCTTCGAGTTCCGCTTCAAGGCCAAGGCAGCCAAACGCCACCTGTGGGACAAGGCCTTCATCGGCGGCTCGCTGACCGCGACCTTCTGCCAGGGTGTAGCGCTGGGCGCCTATATCGATGGCTTCGAGGTGGTCGACCGCAGCTTCGCCGGGGGCGCCTTCGACTGGCTGACGCCATTCTCGGTGTTCTGTGGCCTGGCACTGATCGCCGCCTATGCGCTGCTTGGCTGTACCTGGCTGATCATGAAGACCGAGGGTCGCCTGCAACAGCAGATGCATGACCTGGCGCGGCCACTGGTGTTCGTGGTGCTGGCGGTGACCGGTATCGTCAGCCTGTGGACGCCGCTGGCGCACCCGGACATCGCCGACCGCTGGTTCAGCCTGCCCAACCTGTTCTGGTTCATGCCGGTTCCGCTGCTGGTGCTGCTGTGTACCTTCGCATTGCTGCGCGCGGTGGCCGTCAACCGCAACTACTCGCCGTTCCTGCTCACTCTGGTACTGATCTTCCTTGGCTACAGTGGCCTGGGCATCAGCCTGTGGCCGAACGTGATCCCGCCGTCGATCAGCATCTGGGAGGCTGCCGCACCGCCGCAGAGTCAGGGCTTCATGCTGGTCGGTGCACTGCTGATCATCCCCTTCATCCTGATGTACACCGCCTGGAGCTACTACGTGTTCCGCGGCAAGGTCACCCAGGACGATGGTTATCACTGA
- a CDS encoding cytochrome ubiquinol oxidase subunit I, giving the protein MFGLEALDLARIQFAFTISFHIVFPAITIGLASYLAVLEGLWLKSGNTLYRDLYHFWSKIFAVNFGMGVVSGLVMAYQFGTNWSAFSDFAGAITGPLLTYEVLTAFFLEAGFLGVMLFGWNRVGPTLHFFSTVMVAIGTLISTFWILASNSWMHTPQGFEIVDGRVIPVDWFAVVFNPSFPYRLAHMATAAFLATAFFVGASAAWHLLRGRDNPAIRKMLSMALWMALLVAPVQAFIGDLHGLNTLKYQPAKIAAIEGHWENVGDEPTPLILFGLPDMQREETRFKVEIPALGSLILTHSLDQQVPALKDFPPEDRANSTIVFWTFRIMVAMGLLMILTGLWGTWLRRGERLYSCRPFLHLAVWMGPSGIIAILAGWYTTEIGRQPWIVHGLMRTADASSGHSAEQLGFTLTLFVLVYFVLFGTGIGYMLRLVRKGPQIDEGKDTSEGGPGQPRTPARPLSAAEEGLEDGETDTLPERS; this is encoded by the coding sequence ATGTTCGGCCTAGAGGCACTCGATCTCGCCCGAATCCAGTTTGCCTTCACCATCTCCTTCCACATCGTCTTCCCGGCCATCACCATCGGCCTGGCCAGCTACCTGGCGGTGCTCGAAGGCCTGTGGTTGAAGAGCGGCAATACGCTGTACCGCGATCTCTATCACTTCTGGTCGAAGATCTTTGCCGTCAACTTCGGCATGGGGGTGGTCTCCGGACTGGTCATGGCCTATCAGTTCGGTACCAACTGGAGTGCCTTCTCCGACTTCGCTGGCGCCATCACCGGGCCGCTGCTGACCTACGAGGTGCTCACCGCGTTCTTCCTCGAAGCGGGCTTCCTCGGCGTCATGCTGTTCGGCTGGAACCGTGTCGGGCCGACTCTGCACTTCTTTTCCACGGTGATGGTGGCCATCGGTACGCTGATTTCCACCTTCTGGATTCTCGCGTCCAACAGCTGGATGCACACCCCGCAGGGCTTCGAGATCGTCGATGGCCGGGTGATTCCGGTGGACTGGTTCGCCGTGGTGTTCAACCCGTCGTTCCCCTATCGACTGGCGCACATGGCCACCGCGGCCTTCCTTGCCACCGCCTTTTTCGTCGGCGCCTCGGCGGCCTGGCACCTGCTGCGCGGCCGCGACAACCCGGCGATCCGCAAGATGCTGTCGATGGCGCTGTGGATGGCGCTGCTGGTGGCGCCGGTGCAGGCCTTCATCGGCGATCTGCACGGCCTCAACACCCTCAAGTACCAGCCGGCGAAGATCGCCGCCATCGAGGGCCACTGGGAGAATGTCGGCGATGAACCGACCCCGCTGATCCTTTTCGGCTTGCCGGACATGCAGCGTGAGGAAACCCGCTTCAAGGTGGAGATTCCCGCGCTCGGCAGCCTGATCCTGACCCACAGCCTGGACCAGCAGGTGCCGGCGCTGAAGGACTTCCCGCCGGAAGACCGCGCCAACTCCACCATCGTCTTCTGGACCTTCCGCATCATGGTTGCCATGGGGCTGCTGATGATCCTCACCGGCCTGTGGGGCACCTGGCTGCGTCGCGGCGAGCGACTGTACAGCTGCCGGCCCTTCCTGCACCTGGCAGTGTGGATGGGCCCGAGCGGGATCATCGCCATCCTAGCCGGCTGGTACACCACGGAGATTGGCCGTCAGCCGTGGATCGTGCATGGCCTGATGCGCACCGCCGACGCCTCGTCCGGGCACAGTGCCGAGCAGCTGGGCTTCACCCTGACGTTGTTCGTGCTGGTGTATTTCGTGCTGTTCGGTACGGGGATCGGTTACATGCTGCGCCTGGTGCGCAAGGGGCCGCAGATCGACGAGGGCAAGGATACCTCCGAGGGTGGGCCTGGCCAGCCGCGTACGCCGGCGCGTCCGCTGTCGGCTGCCGAAGAGGGCCTGGAAGATGGTGAAACCGACACCTTGCCGGAGAGGAGCTGA
- a CDS encoding acetyl-CoA C-acetyltransferase, translated as MAQLRRVAIVGGNRIPFARSNTVYARASNQQMLTSALEGLVERFNLHGERLGEVVAGAVLKHSRDFNLTRECVLGSRLAPETPAYDLQQACGTGLEAAILVANKIALGQIDCGIAGGVDTTSDAPIGVNEGLRQILLEANRGKSTSDKIRSLLKIRPRHLAPHIPRNGEPRTGLSMGEHCELMAQHWAIPRDEQDQLALASHQKLAASYAEGWHDDLMTPFLGLTRDQNLRPDISADKLASLKPVFERGPRGTLTAANSTPLTDGASVVLLASEEWAKARGLPVLAYLRDGEAAAVDFVQGKEGLLMAPVYAVPRLLARNGLTLQDFDYYEIHEAFAAQVLCTLKAWEDAEYCRERLGLDTPLGAIDRRRMNVKGSSLAAGHPFAATGGRIVANLAKLLAVAGEGRGLISICAAGGQGVTAILER; from the coding sequence ATGGCCCAGTTGCGCCGGGTCGCCATCGTAGGCGGCAACCGTATTCCGTTCGCCCGTTCCAATACCGTCTATGCCAGGGCGAGCAACCAGCAGATGCTGACCAGCGCCCTCGAAGGCCTGGTGGAACGCTTCAACCTGCATGGCGAGCGCCTCGGTGAGGTGGTGGCCGGTGCAGTGCTCAAGCATTCGCGGGATTTCAACCTGACCCGCGAATGCGTGCTGGGCTCGCGTCTGGCGCCGGAAACCCCGGCCTACGACCTGCAGCAGGCCTGCGGTACGGGCCTGGAAGCGGCGATTCTGGTGGCCAACAAGATCGCCCTGGGGCAGATCGACTGCGGCATCGCCGGTGGCGTCGACACCACCTCCGACGCCCCCATCGGCGTCAACGAAGGGTTGCGCCAGATTCTGCTGGAAGCCAACCGCGGCAAGAGCACCAGCGACAAGATCAGGAGCCTGCTGAAGATTCGCCCGCGGCATTTGGCACCGCACATTCCGCGCAACGGCGAGCCGCGCACCGGTCTGTCGATGGGCGAGCATTGCGAGCTGATGGCGCAGCACTGGGCCATCCCGCGCGACGAGCAGGATCAGCTGGCGCTGGCCAGCCACCAGAAGCTGGCAGCGTCCTACGCCGAGGGCTGGCACGATGACCTGATGACGCCTTTCCTTGGTCTGACCCGTGACCAGAATCTGCGCCCCGATATCAGCGCCGATAAACTGGCCAGCCTCAAGCCTGTTTTCGAGCGCGGTCCGCGCGGCACGCTGACGGCGGCCAACTCCACGCCGCTGACCGATGGTGCCTCGGTGGTGCTGCTGGCCAGCGAGGAATGGGCCAAAGCCCGCGGCCTGCCGGTGCTCGCTTACCTGCGCGATGGCGAGGCGGCAGCGGTGGATTTCGTCCAGGGCAAGGAGGGCCTGCTGATGGCACCGGTGTATGCGGTGCCGCGTCTGCTGGCGCGCAACGGGCTGACCCTGCAGGACTTCGACTACTACGAGATTCACGAAGCCTTCGCCGCCCAGGTGCTGTGCACGCTCAAGGCCTGGGAGGACGCCGAGTACTGCAGGGAGCGCCTGGGCCTGGACACGCCACTGGGCGCCATCGACCGCAGGCGGATGAACGTCAAGGGCAGTTCGCTGGCGGCCGGACACCCATTTGCCGCCACTGGCGGGCGTATCGTCGCCAACCTGGCCAAGCTGCTTGCCGTGGCTGGCGAGGGGCGCGGTCTGATTTCCATCTGCGCCGCAGGCGGTCAGGGTGTGACTGCGATCCTCGAACGGTAA
- a CDS encoding 3-oxoacyl-ACP reductase, which produces MSDRYLAFANSSAGRRLVGALGLPAPVRLERWMAGRVRPVEGALLLGGDGDLLKAVRPFANKLTDQLFAARDGQLELPRWTAEHGPKLKALVFDASQLTRFEQLIELRDFFQPALRGLANSPRVVVLGRAPESLKDPVAASVQRSLEGFTRSLGKEIRRGGSVQLLYVGKGGEQQLEGALRFFLSPKSAYVSGQVLRLGACDEQVKDWTRPLAGKKALVTGASRGIGASIAEVLARDGAEVVLLDVPQAAEALQALAARLGGQALTLDICAEDAPQRLIEALPEGLDIVVHNAGITRDKTLAKMSDTFWNSVIDVNLKAPQVLTQALLDADKLHDNGRVVLIASISGIAGNMGQTNYAMSKAGVIGLAQAWAPALAKKGISINAVAPGFIETQMTAAIPLGIREAGRRMNSMSQGGLPQDVAEAVAWFAQPGSGAVTAQVLRVCGQSLLGA; this is translated from the coding sequence ATGTCCGACCGTTATCTCGCCTTCGCCAACTCCTCCGCCGGCCGCCGCCTGGTTGGCGCACTGGGCCTGCCGGCGCCGGTACGCCTGGAGCGCTGGATGGCCGGCCGCGTGAGGCCGGTGGAGGGCGCCCTGCTGCTGGGTGGTGACGGTGACCTGCTCAAGGCCGTGCGGCCCTTCGCCAACAAGCTCACCGACCAGTTGTTCGCCGCACGCGATGGCCAGCTGGAATTGCCACGCTGGACCGCCGAACACGGCCCGAAACTCAAGGCGCTGGTTTTCGATGCCAGCCAGCTGACCCGCTTCGAACAATTGATCGAGCTGCGCGATTTCTTCCAGCCTGCTCTCAGGGGGCTGGCCAACAGCCCGCGCGTGGTGGTGCTGGGCCGTGCGCCCGAATCACTCAAGGACCCTGTGGCCGCCAGCGTGCAGCGCTCGCTGGAAGGGTTCACCCGCTCGCTGGGCAAGGAAATCCGCCGCGGCGGCAGCGTGCAGCTGCTGTATGTCGGCAAGGGTGGCGAGCAGCAGCTGGAGGGTGCGCTGCGCTTCTTCCTCTCGCCGAAGAGCGCCTATGTCTCCGGCCAGGTACTGCGCCTGGGGGCCTGTGACGAACAGGTCAAAGACTGGACGCGCCCGCTGGCCGGCAAGAAGGCGCTGGTTACCGGCGCCTCGCGTGGTATCGGCGCCTCCATCGCCGAAGTGCTCGCGCGTGACGGCGCCGAGGTGGTGCTGCTCGACGTGCCACAGGCTGCCGAAGCACTGCAGGCGCTGGCCGCGCGCCTGGGCGGGCAGGCGCTGACCCTGGACATCTGCGCCGAGGATGCACCGCAACGCCTGATCGAGGCACTGCCCGAAGGTCTGGATATCGTCGTGCACAACGCCGGCATCACCCGCGACAAGACCCTGGCGAAGATGAGCGACACATTCTGGAACTCGGTGATCGACGTCAACCTCAAGGCGCCGCAGGTACTGACCCAGGCACTGCTGGATGCCGACAAGCTGCACGACAACGGTCGCGTGGTACTGATCGCTTCGATCAGCGGCATCGCCGGCAACATGGGCCAGACCAATTACGCGATGAGCAAGGCCGGCGTGATCGGCCTGGCTCAGGCCTGGGCACCGGCCCTGGCGAAGAAAGGCATCAGCATCAATGCCGTGGCGCCAGGCTTTATCGAAACCCAGATGACTGCGGCCATCCCGCTGGGCATTCGCGAAGCCGGCCGGCGCATGAACTCCATGAGCCAGGGGGGACTGCCGCAGGATGTCGCCGAAGCCGTGGCCTGGTTCGCTCAGCCTGGTTCGGGCGCGGTGACCGCGCAGGTACTGCGCGTATGCGGGCAGAGTCTGCTGGGCGCCTGA
- a CDS encoding AraC family transcriptional regulator: MRDLTDDVALMRPVIDALRASGTDPDRVLVRVGLPPGGLPAGRFPHAAQAAFWKAASDECGEEHVGLYLAQHLPAFHGLLLEYLFLSSETFGAGLRHALRYVRLLSDTLNARLDVDGEMAVLTLGLETDTPRHFPEMLAGAVIRLFAALTENDFRPREVRFRHAEGAPVERYQEVYGCPARLGAEDCALLFDAAVLEKPSRHAAPELLRMHESLARRQLAEVERLDLVRQVRELIAELLVDGGVTLEQVAGRLNMPARRLRERLAMAGVRFNDLITDYRCRLAKELLLKTDERIEVIVERTGFSEPSTFYRAFKRWVGETPVEFRKRGKA; encoded by the coding sequence ATGCGTGACCTGACCGACGATGTGGCGCTGATGCGCCCGGTAATCGATGCCCTGCGTGCCAGCGGAACCGACCCTGACCGCGTCTTGGTACGAGTCGGCCTGCCCCCCGGCGGGCTTCCGGCGGGCCGTTTCCCGCATGCCGCCCAGGCGGCGTTCTGGAAGGCTGCCAGCGACGAATGCGGCGAGGAGCATGTCGGCCTGTACCTGGCCCAGCACCTGCCGGCATTTCACGGCCTGCTTCTGGAATACCTCTTCCTTTCCAGCGAAACCTTCGGCGCCGGGCTGCGTCATGCCCTGCGTTACGTGCGCCTGCTGTCCGATACCCTCAATGCGCGCCTCGACGTGGACGGCGAAATGGCCGTGCTGACCCTGGGCCTGGAAACCGACACGCCGCGGCACTTCCCGGAGATGCTGGCAGGCGCGGTGATTCGCCTGTTCGCGGCGCTGACCGAAAATGATTTCCGTCCGCGCGAAGTGCGTTTCAGGCATGCCGAAGGCGCGCCCGTCGAGCGCTACCAGGAGGTTTACGGCTGCCCGGCGCGTCTGGGCGCCGAGGACTGTGCGCTGCTGTTCGACGCCGCGGTGCTGGAAAAGCCTTCGCGCCATGCCGCCCCGGAGCTGCTGCGCATGCACGAGTCGCTCGCCCGACGGCAACTGGCCGAGGTCGAGCGGCTGGATCTGGTGCGCCAGGTGCGCGAACTGATTGCCGAGCTGCTGGTCGACGGCGGAGTGACGCTGGAGCAGGTCGCTGGCCGCCTGAACATGCCGGCGCGGCGCCTGCGCGAACGTCTGGCCATGGCCGGCGTGCGCTTCAACGACCTGATCACCGATTACCGTTGCCGCCTGGCCAAGGAGCTGCTGCTCAAGACCGACGAGCGTATCGAAGTGATAGTCGAACGCACCGGCTTCTCCGAGCCGAGCACCTTCTACCGCGCGTTCAAACGCTGGGTGGGGGAGACGCCGGTGGAGTTTCGCAAGCGCGGCAAGGCGTGA
- a CDS encoding MaoC family dehydratase, giving the protein MAIDWLDLDTPPALPGLFLRAALRRKVTGRQLPDLGLRCRVEVDPKHLARYRQLCGLAESAYLPPVYPHILAFPLQMQLLTDRRFPFPLLGLVHLENRIRVLRPLGGLGPFRISVQVTDLQPHDKGATFSLISRLEDQLGLLWEGDSRILCRAVRLDGQPQPRTEQEPLPLAPLAEWAAPADTGRRYARVAGDYNPIHMYALTARLFGFPRAIAHGLWNKGRALGALQSHLPLAGYEVQARFQKPVLLPTRVSLQASEPAASGQFRLIGENDTPHMAGSWQPLES; this is encoded by the coding sequence ATGGCCATCGACTGGCTCGATCTCGATACACCTCCGGCCCTGCCCGGCCTGTTTCTGCGTGCAGCGCTGCGGCGCAAGGTGACGGGTCGGCAACTGCCCGACCTCGGTCTGCGCTGCCGGGTGGAGGTGGACCCGAAGCACCTGGCGCGCTATCGCCAGCTCTGCGGCCTTGCCGAAAGCGCCTACCTGCCGCCGGTTTATCCGCACATTCTCGCCTTCCCGTTGCAAATGCAGCTGCTCACCGATCGCCGCTTCCCCTTTCCGCTGCTGGGCCTGGTGCATCTGGAAAATCGTATTCGCGTGCTGCGGCCACTGGGCGGGCTGGGGCCGTTCCGGATCAGCGTGCAGGTAACCGACCTGCAACCGCACGACAAGGGCGCCACGTTCAGCCTGATCTCGCGTCTGGAGGACCAGCTCGGCCTGCTCTGGGAGGGCGACAGTCGCATACTCTGCCGCGCCGTGCGCCTCGACGGGCAGCCGCAGCCCCGAACCGAGCAGGAGCCCCTGCCGCTGGCGCCGCTGGCCGAATGGGCCGCACCCGCCGATACCGGGCGGCGTTACGCCCGCGTGGCTGGCGATTACAACCCGATCCACATGTATGCGCTGACGGCGCGACTGTTCGGCTTCCCCCGCGCCATTGCCCACGGCCTGTGGAACAAGGGGCGTGCCCTGGGCGCGCTGCAGTCACATCTGCCACTGGCCGGCTACGAGGTGCAGGCGCGCTTCCAGAAGCCGGTGCTGCTGCCCACACGAGTTTCCCTGCAGGCCAGCGAACCGGCCGCCAGCGGTCAGTTCCGCCTGATCGGCGAAAACGACACACCGCATATGGCCGGCAGCTGGCAGCCGCTGGAAAGCTGA
- a CDS encoding nucleotide pyrophosphohydrolase, with protein sequence MNIAALTARMHAIRDHNDWSRYQSPKNLVMAASVEMAELVEIFQWLSEEQSRQLPPEQLAHAGQEVADVMLYLLQLCSELGLDMNQVVLDKLADNERRFLK encoded by the coding sequence ATGAACATCGCCGCACTCACCGCGCGCATGCACGCCATTCGCGATCACAACGACTGGAGCCGTTACCAGAGCCCGAAGAACCTGGTCATGGCCGCCAGCGTGGAAATGGCCGAGCTGGTGGAAATCTTTCAGTGGCTGAGCGAGGAGCAATCCCGCCAGCTGCCCCCGGAGCAGCTCGCCCATGCCGGGCAGGAAGTGGCCGATGTGATGCTCTACCTGCTGCAACTGTGCAGCGAGCTGGGCCTGGACATGAATCAGGTGGTGCTCGACAAGCTCGCCGACAACGAACGGCGCTTTCTCAAATGA
- a CDS encoding methyltransferase domain-containing protein yields MSDRHFDELATRFAEKIYGGAKGAIRLAVLQADLNEALPDRPLRVLDVGAGLGHMSLWLAERGHQVTLADPAEPMLAEARQRFAEAGQSAAFIQAPWQELLGQLQQPFDLVLCHAVLEWLAEPAAILPVLHQLTSKEGWLSLAFYNKDALIYRNLLKGHFRKLRKERFAGEGQSLTPQRPLDPRELDTQLSEYWQVESRSGVRVFHDYMPQEFQAKAELIDLLEMELAHRRHPTFAGLGRYLHWICRPR; encoded by the coding sequence ATGAGTGACCGCCACTTCGACGAACTCGCCACCCGCTTCGCCGAGAAGATCTACGGCGGCGCCAAGGGCGCGATCCGCCTCGCCGTACTGCAGGCCGACCTGAACGAGGCGCTTCCGGATCGTCCGCTGCGCGTACTGGATGTCGGCGCCGGCCTTGGCCATATGAGCCTGTGGCTGGCTGAGCGCGGCCACCAGGTGACCCTGGCCGACCCCGCCGAACCCATGCTTGCCGAAGCACGCCAGCGTTTCGCCGAAGCCGGCCAGAGCGCCGCATTCATTCAGGCGCCCTGGCAGGAGCTGCTCGGCCAGTTGCAGCAGCCCTTCGATCTGGTGCTGTGCCATGCCGTGCTGGAATGGCTGGCCGAGCCGGCGGCCATCCTGCCGGTGCTGCACCAGCTGACGAGCAAGGAAGGCTGGCTGTCGCTGGCCTTCTACAACAAGGACGCGCTGATCTATCGCAACCTGCTCAAGGGCCACTTCCGCAAGCTGCGCAAGGAACGCTTCGCCGGCGAAGGCCAGAGCCTGACCCCGCAGCGCCCGCTCGACCCACGGGAACTGGACACGCAACTCAGCGAGTACTGGCAGGTCGAAAGCCGTAGCGGCGTGCGCGTATTCCACGATTACATGCCGCAGGAATTCCAGGCCAAGGCCGAGCTGATCGACCTGCTGGAAATGGAACTGGCCCATCGGCGCCACCCGACTTTCGCCGGCCTGGGCCGCTACCTGCACTGGATCTGCCGGCCCCGCTGA
- a CDS encoding DUF4136 domain-containing protein: MRTAIAIFILPLLAACQSQNPYQAESLPMPPAPPEAATTFDRSAYPAAPRDYGRYRSWSWLEGRAPANDLADSISAGLDQYGLRPALNGPGDVLVSARISQETRLRQYQDNLGGYYGTGSHWDRHYGAYGSVPIVRTYEQKVAVVRIELIDPRDRQVVWSGSGEAVAGKDQAAQADAMRVAIRAALDGYPPY; this comes from the coding sequence ATGCGCACCGCCATAGCCATATTCATCCTGCCACTGCTGGCTGCCTGCCAGAGCCAGAATCCCTACCAGGCCGAATCGCTGCCAATGCCGCCGGCGCCGCCCGAAGCGGCCACGACCTTCGACCGCAGCGCCTACCCGGCGGCGCCGCGCGATTACGGTCGCTACCGCAGCTGGAGCTGGCTGGAAGGCCGTGCACCCGCTAACGACCTGGCCGACAGCATCAGCGCTGGCCTCGATCAATACGGCCTACGCCCGGCGCTCAATGGCCCTGGCGATGTGCTGGTCAGCGCCCGCATCAGCCAGGAAACCCGCCTGCGTCAGTATCAGGACAACCTTGGCGGTTACTACGGCACCGGCAGCCACTGGGATCGCCATTACGGTGCCTACGGCAGCGTGCCCATCGTGCGCACCTACGAGCAGAAGGTGGCCGTGGTACGCATCGAGCTGATCGACCCACGGGATCGTCAGGTGGTCTGGTCCGGTAGCGGTGAAGCCGTGGCCGGCAAGGACCAGGCGGCACAGGCCGATGCCATGCGCGTGGCCATCCGCGCCGCGCTGGACGGCTATCCTCCTTACTGA
- a CDS encoding DUF4136 domain-containing protein: MRTLPYLLLALLLGGCASVSLERDFDPSRDFAAYRTWSWMDAKLAYQPDDARLKSDLTEARISQAVAEQLEQRGLRQATDGNGDLKVQSVLIVDERQDQITTQYGGGWGGYWGGYWGGPAFSETRRVNYKVATLQIDLYDARDGKLVWRGSGEQIMRSQPPTPAERERAIRETVAQVLSQYPPR; this comes from the coding sequence ATGCGTACCCTGCCCTACCTGCTGCTCGCCTTGCTGCTGGGTGGCTGCGCCAGCGTCAGCCTGGAGCGTGACTTCGACCCCAGTCGTGACTTCGCCGCCTACCGCACCTGGAGCTGGATGGACGCCAAACTTGCCTACCAGCCCGATGACGCCCGCCTGAAAAGCGATCTCACCGAAGCCCGCATCAGCCAGGCCGTAGCCGAACAGCTCGAGCAGCGCGGCCTGCGCCAGGCCACCGATGGCAATGGTGACCTCAAGGTGCAGAGCGTGCTGATCGTCGACGAACGTCAGGATCAGATCACCACCCAGTACGGTGGCGGCTGGGGTGGCTATTGGGGCGGTTACTGGGGTGGCCCGGCGTTCAGCGAAACGCGCCGCGTGAACTACAAGGTCGCCACCCTGCAGATCGACCTCTACGACGCCAGAGACGGCAAGCTGGTGTGGCGCGGCAGCGGCGAACAGATCATGCGCAGCCAGCCACCGACGCCGGCCGAACGCGAAAGAGCGATCCGCGAAACCGTCGCTCAGGTGCTCTCGCAATATCCTCCACGCTGA
- a CDS encoding GNAT family N-acetyltransferase, producing the protein MSANLQHRPATAADLDTVVGFPQNVDELFFCYPRAAWPLNVRQLAAAIAERRESTVVELDGRVAGFANFYQWQHGEFCALGNLMVAPWARSQGVAQYLVEVMENLARERYKAPLMKVSCFNANAGGLLLYTRLGYRTIGIVERRAPDGGRVALVQLEKPL; encoded by the coding sequence TTGAGTGCGAACCTGCAACACCGCCCGGCCACAGCCGCAGACCTCGACACCGTGGTCGGCTTCCCGCAGAACGTCGATGAACTGTTCTTCTGCTACCCCAGGGCCGCCTGGCCGCTGAATGTCCGCCAACTCGCCGCAGCCATCGCCGAGCGCCGTGAAAGCACCGTGGTCGAACTCGACGGCAGGGTCGCCGGCTTCGCCAATTTCTACCAGTGGCAGCACGGCGAGTTCTGCGCCCTGGGCAACCTGATGGTGGCACCCTGGGCCCGCAGCCAGGGCGTGGCCCAATACCTGGTGGAGGTGATGGAGAATCTGGCTCGGGAACGCTACAAGGCGCCGCTGATGAAGGTGTCCTGCTTCAATGCCAACGCCGGCGGCCTGCTGCTCTACACCCGCCTGGGTTACCGCACCATCGGCATCGTCGAACGCCGCGCGCCGGACGGCGGCCGGGTCGCCCTGGTGCAGCTGGAGAAGCCGTTGTGA
- a CDS encoding DsrE family protein → MSEARRVLIIVSSGPSTPARCAAPFHTATLLACMDAEVTLFLSGEAAQLAQQRVADTLRASESGEPIRHFIQQAKLAGARLLMCRAPGIVIDEAELIPELDEIASGGELAQMILEYDRVLTL, encoded by the coding sequence GTGAGCGAAGCGCGGCGCGTGCTGATCATCGTCAGCAGCGGCCCGAGCACTCCGGCCCGCTGCGCCGCGCCCTTCCATACCGCCACCCTGCTCGCCTGCATGGACGCCGAAGTGACCCTGTTCCTAAGCGGCGAGGCGGCGCAACTGGCGCAACAGCGGGTTGCCGACACGCTACGCGCCAGCGAATCGGGCGAGCCGATCCGTCACTTCATCCAACAGGCCAAGCTGGCCGGTGCCCGCCTGCTGATGTGCCGGGCGCCGGGCATCGTCATCGACGAAGCCGAACTGATCCCGGAGCTGGACGAGATCGCCAGCGGCGGCGAGCTGGCGCAGATGATCCTGGAATACGACCGCGTGTTGACCCTCTGA